The following proteins are encoded in a genomic region of Desulfosporosinus youngiae DSM 17734:
- the hypE gene encoding hydrogenase expression/formation protein HypE — MERIMLAHGSGGRLSHELIRNLFQKYLGNSYLDQMNDAALLPGLEKIAVTTDSFVVSPLFFRGGNIGKLAVCGTVNDLAVSGAIPKFLTLALIIEEGFPMDELERIIKSVAETAAEAGVVIAGGDTKVVERGSADKIFINTTGIGYITDRSVGPDRIQPGDEILITGTIGDHGIAILSEREGLEFQTPVLSDCAPLNNLIDTFYLPGVKCMRDPTRGGVATTLNELAQQAGVSLLLNEEQLPLSPSVEGACGMLGLDPLYLANEGKALVIAAPDAADQVLLNMRAHPLGRKAARIGQVQEGKPGLVLLETFLGGKRILGMLEGEHLPRIC, encoded by the coding sequence ATGGAACGCATTATGTTAGCCCACGGAAGCGGTGGGCGGCTGAGCCATGAACTAATTCGCAACCTTTTCCAGAAATATCTGGGGAATTCTTACTTGGATCAAATGAACGATGCGGCCCTCCTGCCGGGCCTTGAAAAAATTGCTGTGACCACGGACTCTTTTGTGGTTTCACCTTTGTTTTTCCGGGGGGGAAATATCGGCAAACTGGCAGTGTGCGGTACGGTCAATGATTTAGCGGTAAGCGGAGCAATTCCTAAATTTTTAACCCTGGCCCTTATTATTGAAGAAGGTTTTCCCATGGATGAGCTGGAGCGGATTATTAAAAGCGTTGCTGAGACGGCCGCTGAAGCCGGTGTAGTAATTGCCGGCGGAGATACAAAAGTCGTGGAACGCGGGAGTGCCGATAAAATTTTCATAAACACGACCGGGATAGGGTATATTACAGATCGTTCAGTCGGGCCGGACCGGATTCAGCCCGGTGATGAGATTCTGATTACAGGAACGATTGGAGATCATGGAATCGCAATTTTGTCTGAGCGGGAGGGGCTGGAATTTCAAACTCCTGTGCTGAGTGACTGTGCTCCTTTAAATAACCTGATTGATACCTTTTATCTGCCGGGAGTTAAATGTATGAGAGATCCTACCCGCGGCGGCGTGGCTACAACTCTTAATGAATTAGCCCAACAAGCGGGAGTCAGTTTGCTTTTGAATGAGGAGCAATTGCCTTTGTCTCCCAGCGTAGAAGGTGCCTGTGGGATGTTAGGACTTGATCCCCTTTATTTGGCCAATGAAGGAAAAGCATTAGTCATTGCAGCGCCGGACGCAGCGGATCAAGTTCTCCTGAACATGCGGGCTCACCCTCTTGGCCGGAAGGCAGCTCGTATCGGGCAGGTGCAGGAAGGAAAGCCGGGGCTCGTGCTTTTGGAAACCTTCCTTGGAGGAAAACGTATCCTCGGCATGCTGGAGGGTGAACACCTTCCTCGGATATGCTGA
- a CDS encoding DUF3842 family protein has protein sequence MRIAVIDGQGGGIGKHIVEQLRKRLPELNILALGTNALATGAMLRAGATEGASGESAICYNVERVDLIVGSVAIMMVYGLLGEITAGMASAISASKADKLLLPIQRGNIQLIGVHRIPLPHQVEALVMEVEERLKR, from the coding sequence ATGCGGATAGCAGTCATTGACGGACAGGGCGGGGGGATTGGCAAACACATTGTCGAGCAGTTGCGCAAAAGGCTCCCTGAGCTGAATATTCTTGCCCTGGGTACGAACGCGCTGGCAACCGGGGCTATGCTGCGCGCCGGAGCCACAGAGGGCGCATCGGGAGAATCAGCCATTTGTTATAATGTGGAGCGGGTAGACCTTATTGTGGGCTCGGTAGCGATTATGATGGTCTATGGGCTTTTAGGGGAGATAACAGCGGGAATGGCTTCAGCAATTTCGGCCAGTAAGGCGGACAAATTGCTTCTCCCTATTCAACGGGGAAATATTCAGCTCATTGGTGTACACCGCATCCCTCTGCCTCATCAGGTCGAAGCTTTGGTCATGGAAGTAGAGGAACGGCTGAAAAGGTAA
- a CDS encoding metal ABC transporter permease yields MSPQFEIQLIAVIVAIACSLPGVFLVLRGMSMMSDSITHTILLGIVLAFFLTHDLSSPFLIMGATLMGVVTVWLTETLNRTRLLSEDSAIGIVFPLLFSIAIILITRYAGSVHLDTDAVLLGELAFAPFERLIISGVDLGAKSIYKSSVILMLNLAVIVLFFKELKLVTFDSMLAAALGFSPVLVHYCLMTLVSLTAVSAFEAVGSVLVVAFMIGPPVTAYLLTDDLKHMLIISGAIGAVNGILGYQAAAFFDVSIAGSMAVVTGMVFTLAFVLAPRRGLVSALRRRRLQKTQFAQKTLLFHLYNREAGDHGSPEIGIRPEQLHLNWSESFTQSIVASLQKKGCLHFDGCSLKLTEEGRQTSIRNYEELYLQ; encoded by the coding sequence ATGTCTCCGCAATTTGAAATTCAACTGATCGCTGTAATTGTAGCCATCGCTTGTTCCCTGCCCGGTGTCTTCCTGGTTCTGCGCGGAATGTCCATGATGTCGGATTCCATTACCCACACCATTTTGCTGGGTATCGTCCTAGCCTTTTTCCTGACTCATGACCTTTCCTCCCCTTTTTTAATCATGGGGGCTACCCTGATGGGGGTCGTCACGGTCTGGCTGACGGAAACCCTTAACCGCACCAGGCTTCTGTCCGAGGATTCCGCCATCGGTATTGTCTTTCCTCTCTTATTCAGCATTGCCATAATCCTGATTACCCGTTACGCGGGGTCCGTTCATCTGGACACAGATGCGGTACTTTTAGGCGAACTGGCTTTCGCTCCTTTTGAGCGCCTGATTATCTCGGGTGTGGATCTTGGCGCTAAATCCATCTATAAAAGCTCCGTCATCTTAATGCTCAACCTGGCGGTGATTGTCCTTTTCTTCAAGGAATTGAAGCTGGTCACCTTTGATTCTATGCTGGCCGCCGCCCTGGGCTTCTCCCCTGTCCTGGTGCATTACTGCCTGATGACCCTGGTTTCCTTAACGGCAGTAAGTGCTTTTGAAGCCGTCGGCTCTGTCTTGGTCGTAGCCTTTATGATTGGCCCGCCGGTTACGGCTTATTTGCTGACTGACGATTTGAAACACATGCTGATTATTAGCGGGGCCATTGGAGCCGTCAATGGCATCCTGGGGTATCAGGCAGCAGCCTTCTTTGACGTTTCCATTGCCGGCAGCATGGCAGTGGTTACCGGAATGGTTTTTACTCTGGCTTTTGTCCTCGCTCCCCGTCGCGGATTAGTCAGTGCCCTGCGCCGGCGCAGGCTGCAAAAAACTCAATTTGCCCAAAAGACACTCCTCTTCCATCTTTATAACCGGGAAGCAGGTGATCACGGCTCACCGGAAATTGGGATCCGGCCGGAACAGCTTCATCTGAACTGGAGCGAGAGTTTTACTCAATCTATTGTCGCCAGCCTGCAGAAAAAGGGCTGTCTCCACTTTGACGGATGCTCCCTGAAGCTTACTGAAGAGGGAAGGCAAACCAGTATCCGCAATTATGAAGAACTCTATCTGCAATAG
- a CDS encoding metal ABC transporter permease gives MDTFWMLLKDYTFQTVALGSAILGIISGVLGSFAVLRKQSLLGDGVSHAALPGVVLAFLLTGSKNTEFLLLGALLSGLLATLFIVQIVKHSRIKFDSALALVLSVFFGLGMVLLTYIQKIPNSNQAGLKRFIFGQAATLLQRDVILMLVCGAVLLALIIVFWKEFKLFTFDRDFAQSIGFSPRKLNLLLSFMVVLAIIIGLQTVGVILMSAMLIAPAVAARQWTDKLAVMVLLSAIFGALSGIAGTTLSSLIPKLPTGPCIVLFISLLVLFSLMFAPGRGMASRLYRHRQTRIKLKSKGGGANVSAI, from the coding sequence ATGGATACATTCTGGATGTTGTTAAAGGACTATACCTTTCAAACCGTCGCTCTGGGCTCAGCCATCTTAGGAATCATCAGCGGTGTTTTAGGGAGTTTCGCCGTTCTCAGAAAGCAGAGTCTTTTAGGCGACGGTGTCTCCCACGCCGCACTGCCGGGAGTTGTGCTGGCCTTTCTGCTGACCGGCAGCAAAAACACGGAATTTCTTCTGCTTGGAGCTCTGTTGTCAGGGCTGCTGGCCACCCTGTTTATAGTACAGATCGTTAAACACTCCCGGATCAAATTTGACAGCGCACTGGCTTTAGTCTTGTCGGTATTTTTCGGGCTGGGTATGGTTCTGCTGACCTATATCCAGAAAATCCCCAATTCCAACCAGGCCGGCCTGAAACGATTTATCTTCGGGCAGGCCGCCACCCTCTTGCAGCGTGATGTTATTCTGATGCTGGTCTGCGGTGCTGTTCTCCTGGCTCTGATCATCGTTTTCTGGAAAGAGTTTAAGCTTTTTACCTTCGACAGGGATTTTGCCCAAAGTATCGGCTTCTCCCCCCGTAAACTCAACCTCCTGCTTTCCTTCATGGTTGTGCTGGCTATCATCATCGGTCTGCAGACCGTAGGTGTTATTCTAATGAGCGCTATGCTGATTGCTCCCGCTGTAGCAGCGCGCCAGTGGACGGATAAGCTTGCCGTGATGGTGCTGCTGTCCGCCATTTTCGGGGCATTATCCGGCATTGCCGGCACCACCCTCAGCTCCCTGATCCCCAAGCTGCCTACAGGTCCTTGTATTGTACTCTTTATCAGTCTGCTCGTTCTATTCAGTCTTATGTTTGCTCCGGGCCGGGGGATGGCCAGCCGTCTGTACAGACACAGGCAAACCAGGATCAAGCTGAAATCCAAGGGAGGTGGCGCGAATGTCTCCGCAATTTGA
- a CDS encoding metal ABC transporter ATP-binding protein — protein sequence MDNKATLDYVVEVEDLTVAYDAKPVLWDVDLKIPKGRLMAIVGPNGAGKTTLIKAMLNLLTSVSGVIRFLPGETGGSAKNKNRIGYVPQSGSVDWDFPATVLDVVLMGRYGLLGWVKRPGKKDMEIAKQTLQKVGMERFASRQISQLSGGQQQRVFLARALVQEAEIYFMDEPFKGVDAQTEKAIVLLLKELKDQGKTVVVVHHDLQTVADYFDWVTLINLRVVASGPVEEVFHEENLKAVYRSSGALLKSKV from the coding sequence ATGGACAACAAGGCAACCTTGGATTATGTCGTTGAAGTTGAGGATTTAACCGTGGCCTACGACGCCAAACCCGTTTTGTGGGATGTTGACCTGAAGATCCCTAAAGGCCGGCTGATGGCCATCGTTGGTCCTAACGGAGCAGGAAAAACCACTCTGATTAAAGCCATGCTCAATCTGCTTACGTCCGTCTCCGGTGTCATCCGTTTCCTGCCAGGGGAAACGGGTGGCTCAGCAAAAAATAAAAACAGAATTGGGTATGTCCCCCAAAGCGGCAGTGTCGACTGGGATTTTCCCGCTACCGTACTGGATGTGGTTTTAATGGGACGCTATGGATTGCTGGGCTGGGTGAAACGTCCCGGCAAGAAAGATATGGAAATCGCTAAACAGACTTTACAGAAAGTAGGTATGGAAAGGTTTGCTTCCCGGCAGATCAGCCAGCTCTCCGGCGGTCAGCAGCAACGGGTCTTTCTGGCTAGGGCCCTTGTGCAGGAAGCAGAAATTTATTTCATGGATGAACCCTTTAAAGGGGTGGATGCGCAAACGGAAAAGGCCATTGTCCTATTGCTTAAAGAATTGAAAGATCAAGGCAAAACCGTGGTGGTGGTCCATCATGACCTGCAGACCGTAGCCGACTATTTTGACTGGGTGACCCTGATCAATCTGCGCGTGGTGGCCAGCGGACCGGTGGAGGAGGTCTTCCACGAGGAAAATTTAAAAGCAGTGTACCGCAGCAGCGGGGCATTGTTGAAAAGCAAGGTGTAA
- a CDS encoding metal ABC transporter solute-binding protein, Zn/Mn family, with amino-acid sequence MFFKSKLILGILIAGLFLLPGCTQAPKQNAADNAAPAPEDGSVLNVVATTTMLADLTKVIGGEEVSVHGLMGPGIDPHLYQASAGDVNLMQSADVVVYNGLHLEGKMGEIFESLNTQGRHVICIEDGLQKTELLHPEDNPKVHDPHIWFDVKLWQDVAGMLAQSLTEIDGAHAADYRSNLEHYLTQLNELDAYIQQRAAEVPEGQRVLVTAHDAFNYFGKAYGFEVRGLQGISTDSEAGTSDVSSLAEFITARQIKAIFVESSVPPKTIEALQAAVKAKGFDVTIGGELYSDSLGGKNSGAETYILTCKANIDTIVDALK; translated from the coding sequence ATGTTTTTCAAAAGCAAATTAATCCTGGGGATTTTAATCGCGGGACTATTTCTTCTGCCGGGATGCACTCAAGCCCCAAAACAGAATGCGGCAGATAATGCCGCCCCTGCCCCGGAAGATGGCTCAGTGTTAAATGTCGTGGCTACCACAACCATGCTGGCTGATTTAACCAAAGTCATCGGCGGCGAAGAGGTCAGTGTCCATGGCTTAATGGGACCGGGAATAGATCCTCACCTCTATCAGGCCAGTGCCGGTGATGTGAATTTAATGCAAAGCGCCGATGTTGTGGTTTATAACGGTCTGCACCTGGAAGGCAAAATGGGCGAAATTTTTGAATCCCTTAACACCCAGGGCAGACATGTCATCTGCATTGAAGATGGGCTTCAGAAAACCGAACTTTTACACCCGGAAGATAATCCCAAAGTTCACGATCCCCATATCTGGTTTGATGTGAAACTGTGGCAGGATGTAGCTGGGATGTTAGCCCAAAGCTTAACGGAAATTGATGGGGCCCATGCCGCAGATTACCGCTCTAACCTGGAACACTACTTAACTCAGTTAAATGAATTGGATGCTTACATTCAGCAGAGAGCAGCGGAAGTTCCGGAGGGACAGCGGGTGCTGGTCACCGCACATGACGCCTTCAATTACTTCGGCAAAGCCTACGGATTTGAAGTCAGGGGTCTGCAAGGCATCAGCACGGATTCCGAAGCCGGAACTTCCGATGTCAGCAGTCTGGCCGAATTTATTACTGCCAGACAGATCAAAGCCATTTTTGTAGAGTCTTCCGTCCCTCCCAAAACAATTGAGGCCTTGCAAGCGGCTGTGAAAGCCAAAGGTTTTGATGTAACTATCGGCGGCGAATTGTATTCCGACTCTCTAGGCGGAAAAAATTCAGGGGCAGAAACTTATATCCTTACTTGCAAAGCCAATATTGATACAATCGTCGATGCCTTGAAGTAA
- a CDS encoding metal-dependent transcriptional regulator produces the protein MGNNTDLEFRTVRGYQLISRQEGHLTPAMEDYLEMVYRLCLRNSYTRVGIISEELHVKPSSTSKMISRLVDQGYLEYDHHESILLTKNGRETGAYLLGRHNTVEQFLQLIGCAQPLEETELIEHSLSPATVSQLNTLLEFFKSEECIIEKYEQFKKEKGVLTE, from the coding sequence ATGGGCAACAACACAGACTTGGAATTCCGTACGGTAAGGGGTTATCAACTCATTAGCCGGCAAGAAGGCCATCTTACTCCGGCGATGGAAGATTATTTAGAAATGGTATATAGACTCTGCCTTCGGAACAGCTACACACGTGTAGGCATAATTTCCGAAGAACTGCATGTCAAGCCTTCGTCCACTTCTAAGATGATCTCCCGGTTGGTTGATCAGGGATATTTGGAATACGATCATCATGAAAGCATCCTATTAACCAAGAATGGCCGGGAAACCGGGGCTTATCTTCTTGGCCGCCACAATACGGTTGAACAGTTTCTGCAATTGATCGGCTGTGCCCAGCCCTTGGAAGAAACGGAACTGATCGAGCATTCTTTAAGTCCGGCAACGGTTTCTCAGCTGAATACTTTGCTGGAATTTTTTAAAAGTGAAGAATGTATTATAGAAAAATATGAACAATTTAAAAAGGAAAAGGGTGTACTAACAGAATGA
- the cysK gene encoding cysteine synthase A, producing MRVVDTITDLIGKTPLIRLQRLVKPGMADIYVKVEFFNPGGSVKDRIAWGMIKDAEERGVLRPGGTIIEPTSGNTGIGLAMIAAARGYRLLVVMPDSLSVERRMLMSAYGAEFVLTPGAEGMNGAITEAKRLLKENPDYFMPQQFENPANPEAHRKTTALELMEQLQDIHGFVAGIGTGGTITGIGEVLKARLPEIKIIGVEPASSPVISGGQPGPHKIQGIGAGFIPDILNKTILDQVVQVSNENAMDTARRLAREEGLLVGISSGAAVSAALQAASALGEGKNLVVLAPDTGERYLSTELFSNR from the coding sequence TTGAGAGTTGTTGACACTATTACTGATTTGATAGGAAAGACTCCTTTAATTCGTCTGCAGCGTTTAGTTAAGCCAGGTATGGCTGACATTTATGTCAAAGTGGAGTTTTTTAATCCTGGCGGGAGCGTCAAAGACCGAATTGCCTGGGGAATGATCAAAGATGCTGAGGAACGAGGGGTACTTCGCCCGGGAGGAACTATTATTGAGCCAACAAGTGGGAATACAGGAATTGGCTTAGCGATGATCGCAGCTGCCCGTGGGTATCGGCTGCTTGTGGTCATGCCGGACTCCCTAAGTGTTGAGCGCCGGATGCTTATGTCTGCCTATGGTGCGGAATTTGTCCTGACCCCAGGAGCGGAAGGTATGAATGGAGCAATTACTGAAGCAAAACGCTTGCTCAAGGAAAACCCGGATTACTTCATGCCTCAGCAATTTGAAAATCCGGCTAATCCGGAAGCTCACCGTAAGACAACCGCCTTAGAACTTATGGAGCAGTTGCAGGATATCCATGGGTTTGTCGCCGGAATAGGTACCGGAGGAACGATCACAGGGATTGGGGAGGTATTAAAAGCCCGTCTTCCCGAAATAAAGATCATCGGAGTAGAACCGGCTTCTTCTCCGGTCATTTCAGGCGGACAACCAGGTCCGCATAAAATTCAAGGCATTGGTGCGGGATTTATCCCCGATATTTTAAACAAGACGATCTTGGATCAAGTCGTTCAAGTGAGTAATGAGAATGCCATGGATACAGCCCGGCGTCTGGCACGGGAAGAAGGACTCTTGGTAGGCATTTCATCGGGAGCGGCTGTCAGCGCGGCCCTCCAAGCCGCCTCAGCTTTGGGAGAAGGGAAAAACCTTGTTGTCTTAGCCCCGGATACCGGGGAACGTTATTTGAGCACGGAACTATTCAGCAACCGATAG
- a CDS encoding Uma2 family endonuclease, whose amino-acid sequence MKDSLAYGSLFTYQDYLGWPSDERWEIIDGIAYNMTTAPSANHQRIIRELATAFNVFLKGKHCEIFPAPFDVRLSDQEEDEQNVKTVVQPDLSLICNKQLIDQHGCKGSPDLVIEVTSPSTMQVDLKIKFHRYEAAGVKEYWIVHPEGKTIVVYSLGSDGKYGRPNVYTADDQLSVNVLPGLSIDLADIFAVITD is encoded by the coding sequence ATGAAAGATAGTTTGGCGTATGGTTCACTTTTCACTTATCAAGACTACTTAGGCTGGCCTTCTGATGAACGATGGGAAATCATTGACGGTATTGCTTACAATATGACAACTGCTCCATCGGCCAATCATCAGAGAATTATCAGGGAATTGGCCACAGCCTTTAATGTTTTCCTAAAAGGAAAACACTGCGAGATTTTCCCCGCGCCCTTTGATGTGCGACTCTCCGATCAAGAAGAGGATGAACAAAACGTAAAGACCGTTGTTCAACCCGATCTATCCCTTATCTGTAATAAGCAATTGATTGATCAACATGGCTGCAAAGGCAGTCCTGACTTAGTCATTGAAGTTACCTCACCCTCTACAATGCAAGTCGATTTAAAAATAAAATTTCATCGTTATGAAGCAGCAGGTGTTAAGGAATATTGGATTGTCCATCCGGAAGGAAAAACGATTGTTGTCTATAGTCTGGGTTCGGATGGAAAATACGGACGCCCTAATGTCTATACTGCTGATGACCAGCTTTCTGTAAATGTTCTTCCCGGCTTAAGCATAGATCTTGCCGATATTTTTGCAGTTATAACGGATTAG
- a CDS encoding DUF3102 domain-containing protein, which translates to MSNVLTDRTPQIIAAEINSIKDQTGKMLLYSAIEIGRRLTEAKSVVNHGQWLEWLENSVSYSKSTAENLVRIFKEYGAKLPGGQDVGSNSQTFGNLSYSQAVILLGIPENERETFIDENDVSNMSARDLKQAVKERDQALSEKTDLQKALDERTGAVTKIASERDELKKQTSSLKSVVNSNHATIRTLQKQLDTAKKGDVSAEKIAALEKELKAARIRLSANKVSFYCNNLSKQAKELLQEMNRLAPADPEAYQNYKAEISKIAGTLTEGL; encoded by the coding sequence ATGAGTAATGTCCTGACCGACAGAACGCCGCAGATCATCGCGGCCGAGATTAACAGCATCAAAGATCAGACCGGAAAAATGCTGCTTTACAGTGCCATCGAGATCGGCCGGCGCCTGACGGAGGCCAAGTCCGTGGTCAATCATGGCCAATGGCTGGAATGGCTGGAGAACTCGGTGAGTTATTCCAAGAGCACTGCCGAAAACCTGGTACGCATTTTTAAAGAGTACGGGGCCAAACTGCCCGGCGGCCAGGACGTCGGTTCAAATTCCCAAACGTTTGGGAATTTGAGCTACTCCCAGGCGGTGATCCTTCTGGGAATTCCGGAGAATGAGCGGGAGACATTCATCGACGAGAATGATGTGAGCAATATGTCTGCCCGGGATCTCAAGCAAGCCGTCAAGGAAAGGGATCAGGCTCTCAGCGAAAAAACGGATTTGCAAAAGGCTCTGGACGAGCGAACGGGCGCGGTCACGAAAATAGCTTCCGAGCGCGACGAGCTGAAGAAACAAACCTCAAGCCTCAAGTCGGTTGTTAATAGCAATCATGCCACTATCCGAACCTTGCAAAAACAACTGGACACGGCTAAGAAAGGCGACGTGTCCGCCGAGAAAATCGCCGCGCTGGAAAAGGAGCTCAAAGCCGCCCGGATCAGGCTGTCCGCCAATAAAGTGAGCTTTTACTGCAACAACCTCTCCAAACAAGCCAAAGAATTGCTGCAGGAAATGAATCGGCTGGCCCCGGCAGACCCGGAAGCCTATCAGAACTATAAAGCTGAGATCAGTAAGATCGCCGGGACATTAACGGAGGGGCTGTGA
- a CDS encoding YebC/PmpR family DNA-binding transcriptional regulator, which produces MSGHSKWSNIKHKKGKADAQKGKIFTKLGRELLIAARACGGDVNDFRLKIAIENAKAQNLPNENIQRAIQKGAGGTEGANYEELRYEGYGPGGVAIMIDILTDNRNRTAGEVRHIFSKNGGNMGETGCVGWMFEDKGQLRILREGLKLTEDDLMMVALEAGAEDFESDEDGFVVLTAPQDMEAVRQALIDQAIPIEESVLSPIPQNTIEITDSDQARKIVNLMNKLEDHDDIQGVYANFELAEGLNW; this is translated from the coding sequence ATGTCAGGACATTCTAAGTGGTCAAACATTAAACATAAAAAAGGTAAGGCCGATGCTCAAAAGGGAAAAATATTTACTAAGTTGGGCCGTGAATTGTTGATTGCTGCCCGTGCTTGCGGAGGAGATGTCAATGACTTCCGCCTCAAGATTGCTATAGAAAATGCTAAAGCGCAAAACCTTCCTAATGAAAATATTCAACGGGCCATCCAAAAAGGGGCAGGCGGAACTGAAGGCGCAAATTATGAGGAACTGCGTTATGAGGGATACGGTCCGGGCGGGGTAGCCATTATGATCGATATCCTAACAGACAACCGTAACCGAACCGCCGGTGAAGTTCGGCATATATTTTCCAAGAATGGCGGGAATATGGGGGAGACCGGCTGTGTCGGCTGGATGTTTGAAGACAAAGGTCAGCTAAGAATCCTGCGTGAAGGACTAAAGTTAACGGAAGATGATTTAATGATGGTGGCCCTGGAGGCAGGTGCCGAGGATTTTGAATCTGATGAAGATGGATTTGTAGTGTTAACAGCTCCCCAGGATATGGAGGCGGTTCGTCAGGCTCTCATCGATCAAGCTATTCCTATTGAAGAGTCCGTGCTTAGTCCTATACCTCAAAACACCATTGAGATAACGGATTCAGATCAAGCCCGTAAGATTGTCAACTTGATGAATAAGCTGGAAGACCATGATGATATCCAAGGGGTTTATGCCAATTTCGAATTGGCTGAGGGCCTTAATTGGTGA
- the ruvC gene encoding crossover junction endodeoxyribonuclease RuvC, with the protein MIILGIDPGTAIMGYGLIEQKGTVLSALDYACWRTPAHTPLAERLLMLYEHIDPYLTVHKPDHIAVEELFFNRNTTTALAVGHARGVVLLTGAQHGIPIYEYTPLQVKQAVVGYGKAEKNQVQQMVRGLLRLNDIPKPDDTADALALAICHAHSFALNRKMGEFR; encoded by the coding sequence ATGATTATTTTAGGAATTGACCCAGGGACTGCGATTATGGGCTATGGATTAATCGAACAAAAAGGGACTGTCTTGAGCGCCCTTGATTATGCTTGCTGGCGTACACCTGCCCACACGCCTTTAGCGGAACGGTTGTTAATGTTATATGAGCATATTGACCCTTATCTGACGGTGCATAAGCCCGATCATATTGCGGTTGAAGAGTTGTTTTTTAATCGCAATACTACAACTGCTTTAGCTGTCGGGCATGCACGGGGGGTTGTTCTACTGACAGGTGCCCAACACGGCATCCCAATTTATGAATATACTCCATTGCAGGTTAAACAGGCAGTTGTCGGGTATGGAAAAGCCGAAAAAAATCAGGTTCAGCAAATGGTGAGAGGATTATTAAGACTCAATGACATTCCCAAGCCTGATGATACGGCAGATGCATTGGCGCTGGCGATTTGTCATGCCCATAGCTTTGCCTTGAACCGGAAAATGGGGGAATTCAGATGA
- the ruvA gene encoding Holliday junction branch migration protein RuvA, producing MIGMLRGKVWEIQGERLVMDVQGTGYLLTVPYGLLAKAHPGQELVVYTHVVMREDDLSLYGFSSFEEKQLFLQMLGVSGIGPKAAISLLSTFGAVQIESAIASENLNLLTKVPGIGKKTAQRLILELKERFRGRGSVPVGGSSYSEPPAVIHSEVVETLLALGFGLDEAKQALNQVQTDGGELTTEEQVKKALRLLAPIN from the coding sequence ATGATTGGAATGCTGCGGGGCAAGGTTTGGGAAATCCAAGGTGAGCGTTTAGTGATGGATGTTCAGGGCACAGGGTACTTGCTGACGGTTCCCTATGGGCTGTTAGCCAAGGCACATCCGGGGCAGGAACTTGTGGTATACACTCATGTGGTCATGCGTGAAGACGATTTATCCCTGTATGGCTTCTCTTCCTTTGAAGAAAAGCAGCTCTTTCTGCAAATGCTGGGTGTTTCAGGTATTGGTCCGAAAGCGGCCATATCCCTGCTTTCAACCTTTGGCGCTGTTCAGATTGAGAGCGCCATTGCTAGTGAAAACCTTAATTTATTGACCAAGGTTCCCGGTATCGGCAAAAAAACGGCCCAGCGGCTTATCTTGGAACTTAAAGAAAGATTCAGAGGGCGTGGTTCGGTTCCGGTTGGAGGAAGCTCCTATTCCGAGCCGCCCGCAGTGATTCACTCTGAGGTAGTAGAAACCTTACTGGCTCTGGGTTTTGGTTTGGACGAAGCAAAACAGGCTCTTAATCAGGTCCAAACAGACGGTGGGGAATTAACCACAGAGGAACAGGTTAAGAAGGCACTGCGGTTACTTGCACCAATAAACTAA